In Candidatus Effluviviaceae Genus V sp., a single genomic region encodes these proteins:
- a CDS encoding MATE family efflux transporter, with protein MVFGIVGMQGFNLADTYFVGRLGTNELAAISFTFPVVFVIAGLALGLGMGTSAVVSRAIGEGDRDKTTRLATDGLVLALLIVAVLVTIGLLTIDPLFRALGAGGDVLPLVRRYMSIWYFGMIFVVVPMVGNNAIRATGDTLTPSIIMLIAVGMNFLLDPLLIFGIGPFPRLEIAGAALATVCSRAVTFSVALWVLSKRERMISLRFPGLAAVWSSWRRILFIGVPLSLSNILIPVGIGVITRLVSAYGPPAVAAFGVATRVETLSLTVIMALRSVMSPFVGQNWGAGRFGRLRRGIRLANRFAFFWGVGAAVVLAVIARPVAGAFSENPEVIERIIDYLWIVPASYGFRGILLLSST; from the coding sequence ATGGTCTTCGGGATCGTGGGCATGCAGGGCTTCAACCTCGCCGATACCTACTTCGTCGGCCGGCTCGGCACCAACGAGCTGGCCGCGATCTCGTTCACGTTCCCCGTCGTCTTCGTGATCGCGGGCCTGGCGCTCGGGCTCGGGATGGGCACGTCGGCCGTCGTGTCCCGCGCGATCGGTGAGGGTGACCGGGACAAGACGACTCGCCTGGCGACCGACGGCCTGGTTCTCGCGCTCCTGATCGTCGCCGTGCTCGTGACGATCGGTCTTCTGACGATCGACCCGCTCTTCCGGGCGCTCGGGGCCGGCGGCGATGTTCTTCCGCTGGTGCGGCGCTACATGTCGATATGGTACTTCGGCATGATCTTCGTCGTCGTGCCGATGGTGGGCAACAACGCGATCAGGGCGACCGGCGACACGCTGACGCCGAGCATCATCATGTTGATCGCGGTCGGCATGAACTTCCTGCTGGATCCTCTTCTGATCTTCGGCATCGGCCCCTTCCCCAGGCTCGAGATCGCCGGCGCGGCCCTCGCGACCGTCTGTTCACGCGCCGTGACCTTCTCGGTCGCGCTCTGGGTGCTCTCGAAGCGCGAGCGGATGATCTCGCTCAGGTTCCCCGGTCTCGCGGCGGTGTGGTCGTCCTGGCGGAGGATCCTCTTCATCGGTGTGCCGCTCTCGCTGTCGAATATCCTGATCCCGGTGGGCATCGGCGTCATCACGCGGCTCGTCTCGGCCTACGGTCCGCCTGCGGTCGCGGCCTTCGGCGTCGCGACCCGCGTCGAGACGCTGTCGCTCACCGTGATCATGGCGCTCAGAAGCGTGATGTCACCGTTCGTCGGGCAGAACTGGGGCGCCGGCCGGTTCGGGAGGCTCCGCCGCGGCATCCGGTTGGCGAACCGCTTCGCCTTCTTCTGGGGCGTGGGTGCAGCGGTCGTACTGGCTGTCATCGCCCGCCCGGTCGCCGGAGCGTTCAGTGAGAACCCCGAGGTCATCGAGAGGATCATCGACTACCTCTGGATCGTGCCGGCCAGCTACGGCTTCAGGGGCATTCTGCTGCTCTCGTCGACC
- the glgP gene encoding alpha-glucan family phosphorylase, producing MTHSDRPRTIAYFSMEIGLEPQMPTYSGGLGVLAGDTLRAAADAGVPMVAVTLLHREGYFRQKLDEDGNQTEVAYDWEPAEYLKELDEVTEVEIEGRKVLIHAWCYNVAGVQGHTVPVYFLDTNLAPNDPYDKRLTGELYGGDERYRLCQEVLLGIGGIAMLEALGHRSIQTCHMNEGHSALLSLALLERVMGKLEPRAATEKEYEAVQSQCVFTTHTPVPAGHDRFPAELVRKVLGPVRTDILELSKCLTDGELNMTSLALHCSRYVNGVSMRHEQISEDMFPTYPFNSITNGVHAVEWTSPSFAALYDRHLPEWRRDNRYLRYAVSIHRDEVLEAHVAAKARLLAAVRERSGVELSPATFTVGFARRATPYKRADMIFSDMKKLLKIKNISGPLQIIYAGKAHPRDEKGKELIRRIFQAAEELEGEIPIVYLEGYDMELGGLITSGVDIWLNTPEKPREASGTSGMKAALNGVPSLSTLDGWWIEGHVEGVTGWSVGEEWRDNVGDVDERTSLYGKLEHVILPLFYNRPQEYARVMRHAIALNGSFFNAQRMISQYVENAYRIEKDDQGDSD from the coding sequence ATGACACACTCCGACCGGCCGCGCACCATCGCGTATTTCTCAATGGAGATAGGCCTCGAGCCGCAGATGCCCACGTACTCAGGAGGACTCGGCGTCCTCGCGGGCGACACCCTTCGGGCGGCGGCCGACGCAGGCGTTCCGATGGTCGCGGTGACCCTGCTGCATCGCGAGGGATACTTCAGGCAGAAGCTGGACGAGGACGGGAACCAGACCGAGGTCGCCTACGACTGGGAACCGGCGGAGTATCTCAAGGAGCTGGACGAGGTCACCGAGGTCGAGATCGAGGGGCGCAAGGTCCTCATCCACGCCTGGTGCTACAACGTCGCCGGCGTGCAGGGCCACACGGTCCCCGTCTACTTCCTCGACACGAACCTGGCGCCGAACGACCCGTACGACAAGCGGCTGACCGGCGAGCTCTACGGCGGCGACGAGCGCTACAGACTCTGTCAGGAGGTGCTCCTGGGCATCGGCGGCATCGCCATGCTCGAGGCCCTCGGGCACAGGAGCATTCAGACGTGTCACATGAACGAGGGACACTCGGCCCTTCTGTCGCTGGCGCTGCTCGAGCGGGTCATGGGCAAGCTGGAGCCCAGGGCGGCGACCGAGAAGGAGTACGAGGCCGTGCAGTCCCAGTGCGTCTTCACGACGCACACGCCCGTGCCGGCGGGCCACGACAGGTTCCCCGCTGAGCTTGTGAGGAAGGTCCTCGGACCCGTGAGGACCGACATCCTCGAGCTCTCGAAGTGCCTGACGGACGGCGAGCTCAACATGACGTCGCTCGCGCTCCACTGCTCGCGGTACGTCAACGGTGTATCGATGCGTCACGAGCAGATCTCCGAGGACATGTTCCCCACCTATCCCTTCAACTCGATCACCAACGGCGTACACGCCGTGGAGTGGACGTCGCCCTCGTTCGCCGCGCTCTACGACCGTCACCTTCCGGAGTGGCGCCGCGACAACCGGTACCTCAGGTACGCCGTCAGCATTCATCGTGACGAGGTGCTCGAGGCACACGTCGCTGCCAAGGCCCGGCTTCTGGCGGCGGTCAGGGAGCGCTCGGGGGTCGAACTGAGTCCAGCGACCTTCACCGTGGGCTTTGCCCGCCGGGCGACGCCGTACAAGCGCGCCGACATGATCTTCTCGGACATGAAGAAGCTCCTGAAGATCAAGAACATATCCGGCCCGCTCCAGATCATCTATGCGGGGAAGGCCCATCCGAGGGACGAGAAGGGGAAGGAGCTCATCCGTCGGATCTTCCAGGCAGCGGAGGAGCTCGAGGGTGAGATCCCGATCGTCTACCTCGAAGGGTACGACATGGAGCTCGGTGGGCTCATCACTTCGGGCGTCGACATCTGGCTCAACACGCCGGAGAAGCCGCGTGAGGCGTCTGGGACGAGCGGCATGAAGGCGGCTCTGAACGGCGTACCCAGCCTCTCGACGCTCGACGGCTGGTGGATCGAGGGACACGTCGAGGGCGTGACCGGATGGTCCGTCGGGGAGGAGTGGCGCGACAACGTCGGCGACGTCGATGAGCGGACGTCGCTCTACGGGAAGCTCGAGCACGTCATCCTGCCGCTCTTCTACAACCGGCCCCAGGAGTACGCGCGCGTCATGCGCCACGCGATAGCCCTGAACGGTTCGTTCTTCAACGCGCAGCGCATGATCAGTCAGTACGTCGAGAACGCCTACCGGATCGAGAAGGACGACCAGGGAGATTCGGACTGA
- a CDS encoding M48 family metalloprotease, producing the protein MVKGREDVRTVGLRSGPILLGLLLVLAAGCATVPVTGRQQLALVPDRELVMMGADNYAQLMERSEIVTSGPEVDSVVRVGRRIAESTERFLVENGLENEVRAYDWQFNLIEDDAVNAFCMPGGRIGVYTGILDVTRDDEGLAVVMAHEVAHAVAGHSNERMSQMLIAELGGTALSRALDEEPERTRQLAMAAYGLGAQVGVLLPYSRRHESEADRIGLILMARAGYDPRAAVPFWRRMAREGGQTPPEFLSTHPHPDTRIEDIETHLPEAIEIYERERS; encoded by the coding sequence ATGGTGAAGGGGCGTGAGGATGTGAGGACGGTCGGGCTTCGGTCCGGCCCGATCCTGCTGGGTCTGCTCCTCGTTCTGGCCGCCGGATGCGCGACCGTACCCGTCACGGGACGGCAGCAGCTGGCGCTCGTGCCGGATCGAGAGCTCGTCATGATGGGCGCCGACAACTACGCTCAGCTCATGGAGCGCTCGGAGATCGTGACCTCCGGTCCCGAGGTAGACAGCGTCGTGCGCGTCGGTCGCAGGATCGCCGAGTCGACCGAGCGCTTCCTCGTGGAGAACGGTCTGGAGAACGAGGTGCGGGCTTACGACTGGCAGTTCAACCTGATCGAGGACGACGCGGTCAACGCCTTCTGCATGCCGGGCGGCCGCATCGGCGTCTACACTGGTATCCTCGACGTCACGCGGGACGACGAGGGACTGGCCGTCGTCATGGCCCACGAGGTCGCGCACGCCGTCGCGGGGCACAGCAACGAGCGGATGAGCCAGATGCTCATCGCGGAGCTGGGCGGCACGGCGCTCTCGCGGGCGCTCGACGAGGAGCCGGAGCGAACGCGACAGCTCGCCATGGCCGCCTACGGCCTGGGCGCGCAGGTCGGCGTGCTTCTGCCGTACAGCCGCAGACACGAGTCCGAGGCCGACCGCATCGGGCTCATCCTGATGGCGCGGGCGGGCTACGACCCGCGTGCCGCCGTGCCTTTCTGGAGACGGATGGCGCGCGAGGGAGGGCAGACGCCTCCCGAGTTCCTGTCGACCCATCCGCATCCAGACACGAGGATCGAGGACATCGAGACGCATCTTCCGGAAGCGATCGAGATCTACGAGAGGGAGCGTTCATGA
- the tsaA gene encoding tRNA (N6-threonylcarbamoyladenosine(37)-N6)-methyltransferase TrmO, with protein MATRYEMTPIGTIRTPHTEPGKTPIQPVFARGIAGRVELDPELEPALDDIEDFSYVYLLYVLHRAGEPRLHVTPFLEDEERGLFATRAPARPNPIGLSLVRVLSREGPVLHVADVDMLDGTPLLDIKPFTRRFDERPDAEDGWQDALDEDSVERRGRRGCGLPTGDGS; from the coding sequence ATGGCGACCCGGTACGAGATGACGCCCATCGGCACCATCAGGACGCCCCACACTGAGCCCGGCAAGACGCCGATCCAGCCCGTCTTCGCCAGGGGCATCGCGGGGCGCGTCGAACTCGACCCGGAACTGGAGCCGGCCCTCGACGACATCGAGGATTTTTCGTACGTCTATCTTCTGTACGTTCTTCACCGGGCGGGTGAGCCCAGGCTTCACGTGACGCCCTTTCTCGAGGACGAGGAACGCGGGCTCTTCGCGACGAGGGCCCCGGCGAGGCCGAATCCGATCGGTCTGAGCCTGGTCCGAGTGCTCTCGAGAGAGGGGCCCGTGCTGCACGTCGCGGACGTCGATATGCTGGACGGAACGCCGCTTCTCGACATCAAGCCGTTCACGAGACGGTTCGACGAGCGGCCGGATGCGGAGGACGGGTGGCAGGACGCGCTCGATGAGGACAGCGTTGAAAGGCGGGGCCGACGGGGATGCGGGCTTCCGACCGGCGACGGAAGCTGA
- a CDS encoding methyltransferase domain-containing protein, which produces MARNDWERFFDAHAASYMENVFTRATGAEVDFLIDELGLSEGDRVLDVGCGTGRHAVELAKRGVRVTGIDLSKGMLREAERAARTAGVELELIHGDATRDLPSGPFDAALSLCEGAFGLLGAGDDPIEHPLAILSGMADALDRDGRMVVTALNGLRTARAAGGEIPLEAFDAGTMTETSDIVEKGPDGEVRVTTRERGFVPTELALLARCAGLRVDALWGGTAGSWGRRPLELDEMEIMLVATKARD; this is translated from the coding sequence ATGGCACGGAACGACTGGGAGCGCTTCTTCGACGCGCACGCGGCGTCGTACATGGAGAACGTCTTCACCAGGGCGACCGGAGCGGAGGTCGACTTCCTGATCGACGAACTCGGACTGTCGGAGGGCGACCGTGTCCTGGACGTCGGGTGCGGCACGGGGCGGCACGCCGTAGAGCTGGCGAAGCGCGGCGTCCGGGTGACCGGGATCGATCTCTCGAAGGGCATGCTGCGTGAGGCCGAGCGTGCCGCGCGGACTGCGGGGGTCGAGCTCGAGTTGATCCACGGTGACGCCACGCGCGACCTCCCGAGCGGGCCGTTCGATGCGGCGCTCTCCCTCTGCGAGGGCGCCTTCGGTCTGCTCGGCGCCGGCGACGACCCGATCGAGCATCCGCTGGCCATCCTGAGCGGCATGGCGGACGCGCTCGACCGCGACGGGCGGATGGTGGTCACGGCGCTGAACGGGCTCCGGACCGCCAGGGCGGCAGGCGGAGAGATCCCCCTGGAGGCCTTCGACGCGGGGACCATGACGGAGACGTCCGACATCGTCGAGAAGGGACCCGACGGCGAGGTCCGGGTGACGACAAGAGAGCGCGGGTTCGTCCCCACGGAGCTGGCGCTCCTGGCCCGATGCGCCGGGCTGCGTGTCGACGCCCTGTGGGGCGGAACGGCCGGGTCGTGGGGCCGCCGCCCCCTCGAGCTCGACGAGATGGAGATCATGCTGGTCGCGACGAAGGCCCGCGACTGA
- a CDS encoding T9SS type A sorting domain-containing protein, producing the protein MMNDGRRHPLRERHPGRDVTSRGRTDRMRFKRVATAAASLFMLLSLWASSAGDPVPSTRPITGPTAHIVTSDSDLVGGSGAEGAVGDVRLENGRVVFIIGSLDHGPAAAASGGHLLDAAPASSEIDVLGYVLPTLGEWPRQAVYDSLRLTGDASEAAVILGGHDSEHTGCSVVTRYRLAADEPHLRLETVVRNTTAASVELVAGDSINWLHSEHFVPGYGFDVTGLTTLYDEWVGAAGVSSYGYCREAGLMSSTHGLDWTDTRVLDTTLAPGDSVTFQRYLVVGDGLSDASDGVHVVRDTPVGVVSGQVLSRNTGLPLEAVTLDFEVNGLAIYTRAVTGSDGLVDATLPSASYLVGVGADGYYSEELPLSIATGETTAVALELRPVGWNADKGDTLTVVMRPILSVPGITTAGGSFTIEALAPPSTSNWTAALRLGSVETPVTLTQTSYDDTRELWTLDAAVPLSAHGGLHDLVVTASGDVADTVANAVSVREAIDDDFYIVHITDTHLPTHNYSHDGEEALEDSSEMEDLRAVINDINTINPAFVLLTGDLVNEGELEDYLGMRVYTRAKRLLSALEVPVYVVAGNHDLGGWNSTPPSDGTARRDWWRFFGWRYLADPPAGWPVRTQDYSFDYGGVHFVGLETYDNYDLWRQEIYGYDSLTDDQYAWLLSDLEHAGALTPTVLFYHYDFSNQIDLSELGVECALWGHIHWSSGSITEPPYSISTGTVCDGRRLYRLVRFSDGDVLPSHTISAGAQGLLLRTAYDAPNDGTASSVTAVVTNETSERFEHGVVRFKLRADDAPYATDEGTIIRTVVDGTTAHCLVSLDIPAHGSAAVTVFPDTTGAEEPSSTVLHQSRPNPARSGTTLGFVLASRSRVALEVYDVTGRLVAVPFEGEAGPGPHDVSWNLTDRNGRPVASGVYFERLSGEGFSTTRKLVVIR; encoded by the coding sequence ATGATGAATGACGGCAGGCGGCACCCCCTTCGAGAGCGGCACCCCGGACGCGATGTCACATCCCGAGGAAGGACGGATCGCATGCGATTCAAACGAGTCGCCACGGCGGCGGCTTCGCTCTTCATGCTCCTCTCGCTCTGGGCTTCATCAGCCGGAGACCCGGTACCTTCGACACGCCCGATCACCGGCCCGACAGCGCACATCGTCACGAGCGACTCAGATCTCGTCGGCGGCTCGGGCGCAGAGGGAGCCGTCGGGGACGTCCGCCTCGAGAACGGCCGGGTCGTCTTCATCATCGGTTCCCTGGACCACGGCCCGGCCGCGGCCGCGTCCGGCGGCCACCTCCTGGACGCCGCACCGGCGTCCTCGGAGATCGACGTCCTCGGATACGTCCTCCCGACACTGGGCGAGTGGCCGCGGCAGGCCGTCTATGACTCGCTCAGACTGACCGGCGACGCCTCAGAGGCCGCCGTCATCCTGGGAGGACACGACAGCGAGCACACCGGCTGCAGCGTGGTGACGCGCTACCGGCTCGCCGCCGACGAGCCGCATCTCCGTCTCGAGACGGTCGTGCGGAACACGACCGCGGCGTCCGTCGAGCTCGTCGCAGGGGATTCGATCAACTGGCTCCACAGTGAGCACTTCGTCCCCGGCTACGGGTTCGACGTGACGGGCCTCACAACGCTCTACGACGAGTGGGTCGGCGCCGCGGGCGTCTCCTCCTACGGCTACTGCCGGGAGGCGGGACTCATGTCGTCCACGCACGGTCTCGACTGGACCGATACCCGCGTTCTCGACACCACGCTGGCGCCGGGAGACTCGGTCACCTTCCAGCGATACCTGGTCGTCGGCGACGGGCTCTCGGACGCAAGCGACGGCGTCCACGTCGTGCGGGACACACCCGTCGGGGTGGTCTCGGGACAGGTCCTCTCTCGCAACACCGGGCTGCCCCTCGAGGCAGTGACGCTCGACTTCGAGGTCAACGGCCTGGCAATCTACACGCGGGCGGTCACCGGCTCGGACGGCCTCGTCGACGCGACGCTTCCGTCCGCGTCCTATCTCGTCGGTGTCGGAGCGGACGGTTACTACAGCGAGGAGCTTCCCCTCTCGATCGCGACCGGGGAGACGACGGCCGTCGCTCTCGAACTTCGACCGGTCGGATGGAACGCCGACAAGGGCGACACGCTGACGGTCGTCATGCGCCCGATCCTCTCCGTCCCGGGGATCACGACCGCGGGAGGTTCGTTCACCATCGAGGCCCTGGCGCCGCCTTCGACGTCGAACTGGACGGCCGCGCTGCGCCTCGGCTCCGTCGAGACGCCGGTGACGCTCACGCAGACGTCGTACGACGACACACGTGAGCTCTGGACGCTCGACGCCGCCGTGCCGCTCTCCGCGCACGGCGGCCTCCACGACCTGGTCGTCACGGCCTCGGGGGACGTCGCCGACACGGTCGCGAACGCCGTCTCGGTCCGTGAGGCGATCGACGACGACTTCTACATCGTCCACATCACGGACACGCACCTGCCGACCCACAACTACTCACACGACGGCGAGGAGGCCCTCGAGGACTCGTCGGAGATGGAGGACCTCCGCGCGGTCATCAACGACATCAACACTATCAACCCGGCCTTCGTTCTCCTGACGGGCGATCTCGTCAACGAGGGAGAGCTCGAGGACTACCTCGGCATGAGGGTCTACACGCGAGCGAAGCGTCTTCTGAGCGCGCTCGAGGTCCCGGTCTACGTGGTGGCCGGGAACCACGACCTCGGCGGCTGGAACAGCACACCTCCCTCGGACGGCACGGCGCGGCGCGACTGGTGGCGCTTCTTCGGATGGCGCTACCTGGCCGACCCGCCGGCCGGGTGGCCTGTGCGGACGCAGGACTACAGCTTCGACTACGGAGGCGTTCACTTCGTCGGTCTTGAGACCTACGACAACTACGATCTCTGGAGACAGGAGATCTACGGGTACGACAGCCTGACGGACGACCAGTACGCCTGGCTCCTCTCGGACCTGGAGCACGCAGGCGCGCTGACGCCGACCGTGCTCTTCTACCACTACGATTTTTCGAACCAGATCGACCTGTCGGAGCTCGGCGTCGAGTGCGCTCTCTGGGGGCACATCCACTGGTCCTCGGGCTCGATCACCGAGCCTCCCTACAGCATCTCGACGGGCACGGTCTGCGACGGGCGCCGCCTCTACCGCCTCGTCCGGTTCTCCGACGGGGATGTCCTCCCCTCCCACACCATCAGCGCCGGTGCGCAGGGACTGCTGCTCAGAACGGCCTACGACGCTCCGAACGACGGCACCGCGTCCTCCGTGACGGCCGTCGTGACGAACGAGACGAGCGAGCGGTTCGAGCACGGCGTCGTCCGTTTCAAGCTCCGCGCCGACGACGCGCCGTACGCGACCGACGAAGGGACGATCATCAGGACGGTCGTCGACGGCACGACGGCCCACTGTCTCGTCTCGCTCGACATACCGGCCCACGGCTCGGCCGCCGTCACGGTCTTCCCGGACACGACAGGCGCGGAGGAGCCGTCGTCGACCGTCCTGCACCAGAGTCGCCCGAACCCCGCCCGCTCTGGCACGACGCTCGGGTTCGTGCTAGCATCCCGCTCAAGGGTGGCCCTCGAGGTCTACGACGTGACGGGCCGCCTGGTCGCCGTCCCGTTCGAGGGAGAGGCAGGGCCGGGTCCCCACGATGTCTCCTGGAACCTGACAGACCGGAACGGCAGGCCGGTCGCCTCGGGCGTCTACTTCGAGCGGCTCAGCGGCGAGGGGTTCTCCACCACGCGAAAGCTCGTCGTCATCAGATAG
- a CDS encoding saccharopine dehydrogenase codes for MRLLVLGGGLMGRAAASDMTRQPDVEKVLVADVDPACLEATEKLVDSEKLETIELNVGEVSDVAAVMEGVDAALGAVSYTYNVELANAAIDAGIHYCDLGGNNSVVDGELALDAKAKERGVTVIPDTGLAPGMVSLLAMHGVEAMDEAEDVHIRVGGLPVDPRPPLDYMIVFSVQGLINEYVEPCLAIRQGRTVGDLKPLTEVESISFPDPFKNLEAFHTSGGASTLPRTLLGTVRNLDYKTIRYPGHAAKMRAMYRLGLMSRDPVDVDGVTVQPRSVLERLLALNLPRSGRDVVLLRVTVTGTRDGRDMLATYEMVDYGEPDRGITAMMRDTAYPSAVICMMMARGETKPGASPQELAVDGARFIEELKRRGLPLDVRLETR; via the coding sequence ATGCGCCTGCTCGTCCTCGGCGGCGGTCTCATGGGCCGCGCTGCAGCCTCGGACATGACCCGGCAGCCCGACGTCGAGAAGGTCCTCGTCGCCGACGTCGACCCGGCGTGTCTCGAGGCGACGGAGAAGCTCGTCGACTCGGAGAAGCTCGAGACGATCGAGCTGAACGTCGGCGAGGTCTCCGATGTCGCGGCCGTCATGGAGGGAGTGGACGCGGCCCTCGGAGCCGTCAGCTACACCTACAACGTCGAGCTGGCGAACGCCGCCATCGACGCCGGCATCCACTACTGCGATCTCGGCGGCAACAACTCGGTGGTCGACGGCGAGCTGGCGCTCGACGCCAAGGCGAAGGAGCGTGGCGTCACGGTGATCCCCGACACGGGGCTCGCTCCCGGGATGGTCTCGCTTCTCGCCATGCACGGCGTCGAGGCGATGGACGAGGCCGAGGACGTGCACATCCGCGTAGGCGGCCTTCCGGTCGACCCGAGGCCGCCGCTCGACTACATGATCGTCTTCTCCGTTCAGGGCCTGATCAACGAGTACGTCGAGCCGTGCCTCGCGATCCGCCAGGGACGGACCGTCGGCGACCTCAAGCCCCTCACGGAGGTCGAGAGCATCTCGTTTCCCGACCCGTTCAAGAACCTCGAGGCGTTTCACACGTCGGGCGGGGCGTCGACGCTTCCCCGGACGCTTCTCGGCACGGTCCGCAATCTCGATTACAAGACGATCCGTTACCCCGGCCACGCGGCCAAGATGCGCGCGATGTACCGGCTCGGTCTCATGAGCCGCGACCCGGTCGACGTCGACGGCGTCACCGTCCAGCCGCGGAGCGTCCTCGAGCGTCTTCTCGCGCTCAACCTGCCCCGCTCGGGTCGCGACGTCGTCCTTCTCAGAGTCACGGTCACCGGAACGAGGGACGGACGGGACATGCTCGCCACCTACGAGATGGTAGACTACGGTGAGCCGGACCGTGGGATCACGGCGATGATGCGCGACACGGCCTACCCGTCCGCGGTCATCTGCATGATGATGGCGCGCGGCGAGACGAAGCCGGGGGCATCGCCTCAAGAGCTGGCGGTCGACGGCGCACGATTCATCGAGGAGTTGAAGCGTCGCGGTCTCCCGCTCGACGTGCGTCTCGAAACGCGGTGA
- a CDS encoding sulfurtransferase: MKEHLLILVAALLIVPASATADTAPLIVDAEWLSAHLDDPDVRIIDIGRDIYEFGAGHIPGASYVDKDWLGREVDGVPGMLVSTETISVVLDAAGVTDTSTVVIYDEAPGLWASRLLWAMAYHGHGDVRVLNGGWMNWICCGFEVEAHRPHIADGDFEPVVIDSLLATSDWILERLDDPGVVLLDVRSPEELSGEDMKSERDGRIPGAVHYEWSRSLEPDGSGLLRPEDEILGALAELGVTPDSEVVTYCQIGARAAHSYLVLRHLGFDRVRVYDGSWAEWGNDPELPVETP; encoded by the coding sequence GTGAAGGAGCACCTGCTGATACTGGTCGCCGCACTGCTGATCGTGCCCGCGTCGGCGACGGCCGACACGGCGCCGCTCATCGTCGACGCGGAGTGGCTGTCGGCGCATCTCGACGACCCGGATGTCCGGATCATCGACATCGGGCGAGACATCTACGAGTTCGGAGCGGGCCACATACCCGGCGCATCGTACGTGGACAAAGACTGGCTCGGACGCGAGGTCGACGGCGTTCCGGGCATGCTCGTCTCGACCGAGACGATCTCGGTCGTGCTGGATGCGGCCGGCGTGACCGACACTTCGACCGTCGTCATCTACGACGAGGCCCCGGGACTCTGGGCGTCGCGTCTTCTCTGGGCCATGGCGTATCACGGGCACGGCGACGTCCGCGTCCTGAACGGCGGCTGGATGAACTGGATCTGCTGCGGCTTCGAGGTCGAGGCGCACAGGCCGCACATCGCCGACGGCGACTTCGAACCCGTCGTCATCGACAGTCTTCTCGCCACGAGCGACTGGATCCTCGAGCGCCTGGACGACCCCGGTGTCGTGCTTCTCGATGTCCGGTCTCCCGAGGAGCTCTCCGGTGAGGACATGAAATCCGAACGGGACGGCCGGATTCCCGGCGCCGTCCACTACGAATGGTCCCGCTCACTCGAGCCCGACGGCTCGGGGCTTCTGAGACCCGAGGATGAGATCCTCGGAGCGCTTGCGGAGCTCGGTGTGACGCCCGACAGCGAGGTCGTGACCTACTGCCAGATCGGCGCCAGGGCGGCGCACAGCTATCTTGTCCTCAGGCACCTCGGCTTCGACCGGGTCCGGGTATACGACGGCTCGTGGGCCGAGTGGGGGAACGACCCAGAGCTGCCGGTGGAGACACCGTAG